In the Terriglobales bacterium genome, GCAGCGACTTGGTCGCCGACTCGCTCAGTTTCAGGATCTGCCCGATCTCGCGATAGTCCAATTCCTGGTACTTGTGCATGACCACGGCCAGGCGCTGGCGCTCGGGCAGGGCCTGCACCTTGCGGCGGATGGCCGCCAGGCGCTCCTGCCGCACCATCTCCTGCTCGGCGGTGAGCTGGCCGTCGGCCGGGTCCGGCAGCAGCCCGGTCTCGGGGTCGGGCTGGTCCAGGCTCTGCGCCCCGGCGCGTTCCGGGCGCGTGTCGCGGCCGTAGTTCACCGCCAGGTTGGTGGCGATGCGGTACAGCCAGGTGGTGAACTTGGCCTCGGCCGCGTAGGTCGAGCGCGAGCGGTAGACGCGGAGGAAGACCTCCTGCGCCAGCTCCTCGGCCACCGCCTGGTTGTGCGCCATGCGGTACATGAAGCTCACCATGGCGCGGCGAAACTTGGCGACCAGGTAATCGAAGGCGGCGTCGTCGCCGGCCTTCACCCGCAGCATCACCTGGGCGTCGCTGAGTCCGGCCAAGGGGACAGCCTCGGCGCTCCGCTCTCCGGTCCCGGAGGCCGCGGCCAGCATGCCTGCTTGGAGCGCAGCGGTGCTCACACCCCTGTTAACCCGCGCGCTGCCCGAAAGTTGTGGGCCGGAAGCGCTGGCCAGGGCCTCCTCCGGTTGCGGTGCGGCCAGCGGTTTGCCGGAGAACCAAGGCTTCTTGGGTCTCATCGGATCCTGGTTGTGAGATGCGACATAAGGAAAGGATGGTGGGCGCTGTAGGATTCGAACCTACGACTTCCACCGTGTGAGGATGGCACTCTACCGCTGAGTTAAGCGCCCGACCGGCTTCATTGTAGCAGGGTCGCGCACCCAGCCAGAAGCTCGCCGGGGGATCACTCCAGCACGTGGATGTTCTTGCGCCGGCACATCTCCTTGAGCACCTTGGGCCACACGCTCACCGTGACCTCGCCCAGGTGCGCCTTGCGCAAGAGCTGCATCAGCGTGCGCGATTGCCCGATGCCGCCGCCGATGGAGAGCGGGATCTGACTGTTCAGGATGGCCTGGTGGTAGGGGAAGCGCAGGAAGTCCATCTGCCCCGACATCTCCAGTTGCCGGCGCAGCGATTCGGGGTTCACCCGGATGCCCATGGAGGTCAGCTCATGGCGCCGCCGGGTGACGTGGTTCCACACCAGGATGTCGCCGTTGAGGCCGTGGGTGGGCTTGCCGGTCTGCGCGCTGGTGTCGGTGACCCAGTCGTCATAGTCGGCGGCACGCATCTCGTGGGGCATGCCGTCGGCCAGCGGCCACCCGATGCCCACGATGAAGACGGCCGGATACTTCTGCAGCACCTGGGTCTCGCGCTGCTTGCGAGGCAGGTCGGGGAACATCTCCAGGATCTCCTCCGCGTGCAGGAAGGTGAGCTGCTCGGGCAGGTTGGGATAGCGGGGATCGCGCAGGGCGGGGAACTGCTCCTGGGCGAACTTCTCGGCGCCCACCAGCACCTTCCAGATCTTGCCGACGATCTGCTTGAGGAAGGCGAGGCTGCGCTGCTCGGCGGTCATCACCCGCTCCCAGTCCCACTGGTCCACGTAGCAGGAGTGGTCGTGGTCGAGGAAGTAGTCCTTGCGGACGGCGCGCATGTCGGTGCACAGGCCTTCGCCCACGTGCATGCCGAACTGGCGCAGGGCCATGCGCTTCCACTTGGTGGCCGCCTGCACCACCTGGGCGTCCACCGGGTGCAGGTTGCGGTCGTTGGCGATGTGGAACTGGATGGGGGTGCGGGAGCCGTCGCGGTCGAGCATGTCGTTGACCCCGCTCTCCACGTCCACGATCAGCGGCACCGTCACCATGAGGAGGTTCAGTTCCTGGCACAGGTTCTCCTCGATGTAGTTCTTGACCGCGAAGATGGCCTGCTGGGTCTCTTTGGGATTGAGCAGCGAGCTGTAGTTCTGGGGCAGGATCTTGTCCAGCTCGTCGTAGTTGCCGATGCCCGGCCCGGCCAGGTCGGCGCGCTTGGCTGCCACCGTTGCCATGTTCTCCTCCGTACCCGGCGTCCGCCGGCGGCGCTCATCGCAGACGGCGCCAGAGCCAGCCTAGGCCGGGAGCGGGCCGGGAGCGGTGACTGCGGTCACCTGCGGCTGTGATGTTCAGGGAGGGCGGCGGGCGGGGCGCGCCCGCCGGCCACAAGCCACCTGGCCGCAAGCCTACGGATTTTCATAAGCAGCCATGGGAGCGAATCCCGAA is a window encoding:
- the asnA gene encoding aspartate--ammonia ligase encodes the protein MATVAAKRADLAGPGIGNYDELDKILPQNYSSLLNPKETQQAIFAVKNYIEENLCQELNLLMVTVPLIVDVESGVNDMLDRDGSRTPIQFHIANDRNLHPVDAQVVQAATKWKRMALRQFGMHVGEGLCTDMRAVRKDYFLDHDHSCYVDQWDWERVMTAEQRSLAFLKQIVGKIWKVLVGAEKFAQEQFPALRDPRYPNLPEQLTFLHAEEILEMFPDLPRKQRETQVLQKYPAVFIVGIGWPLADGMPHEMRAADYDDWVTDTSAQTGKPTHGLNGDILVWNHVTRRRHELTSMGIRVNPESLRRQLEMSGQMDFLRFPYHQAILNSQIPLSIGGGIGQSRTLMQLLRKAHLGEVTVSVWPKVLKEMCRRKNIHVLE
- a CDS encoding sigma-70 family RNA polymerase sigma factor gives rise to the protein MAGLSDAQVMLRVKAGDDAAFDYLVAKFRRAMVSFMYRMAHNQAVAEELAQEVFLRVYRSRSTYAAEAKFTTWLYRIATNLAVNYGRDTRPERAGAQSLDQPDPETGLLPDPADGQLTAEQEMVRQERLAAIRRKVQALPERQRLAVVMHKYQELDYREIGQILKLSESATKSLLFRAYETLREELKEFVK